In Calonectris borealis chromosome 22, bCalBor7.hap1.2, whole genome shotgun sequence, one genomic interval encodes:
- the LOC142091651 gene encoding olfactory receptor 10A4-like: MTSWNHTVVTYFQFLPFSSIPEIQGSLFCLVLLMYLSTLVGNILIIMITMVDAALHSPMYFFLKNLSFLEIGYTTSTIPKMLVNFFTQRKGISFLGCATQMYAFTLLGITECCLLSAMAYDRYVAICHPLRYTTMMSWNKCFLLSAVSWLIGVLVASGQTTFIFTLPYCGPNRINHFFCDLPPLLKLACVDTYKNEITTYIIAVLFIMVPFLLIVVSYVQILHTIFKMPSAGGKRKTFSTCSSHLVVVTLFYGSGIVTYLRPKAFYSSSSNKLLSLSYTLMSPMMNPLIYSLRNKEVKQALKRLIAKNINM; the protein is encoded by the coding sequence ATGACCAGCTGGAACCACACAGTGGTGACCTATTTCCAATTTTTACCTTTCTCCAGCATTCCAGAAATCCAAGGCTCTCTCTTTTGTCTGGTATTGCTCATGTATCTCAGTACTTTGGTGGGAAACATTCTCATCATTATGATCACTATGGTAGATGCTGCCCTTCACTCCcccatgtattttttccttaagaactTGTCCTTCTTGGAGATTGGCTACACTACATCCACAATCCCCAAGATGCTGGTGAACTTCTTCACACAAAGGAAGGGCATATCCTTTCTGGGCTGTGCCACACAGATGTATGCCTTCACCCTCTTAGGGATCACAGAATGTTGTCTGCTGTCTGCCATGGCCTACGATCGCTATGTGGCCATATGCCATCCCCTGCGGTACACGACCATGATGAGCTGGAATAAGTGCTTCCTGCTGTCAGCTGTATCTTGGCTTATTGGAGTCTTGGTGGCCTCAGGGCAGACAACTTTCATCTTTACCCTTCCATATTGTGGGCCCAACAGGATCAATCACTTCTTCTGCGATCTGCCACCTCTACTGAAGTTGGCTTGTGTGGACACCTACAAGAATGAAATCACCACCTACATAATAGCTGTCCTCTTCATCATGGTCCCCTTCTTACTCATAGTTGTGTCATATGTCCAGATACTCCACACCATCTTCAAGATGCCGTCAGCTGGGGGCAAGAGAAAAACGTTCTCTACCTGCTCCTCCCATCTGGTCGTGGTCACTCTGTTTTATGGATCTGGCATTGTGACCTACTTGAGACCCAAAGCTTTTTATTCAAGCAGCAGTAACaaactgctttctctctcttacaCACTGATGTCTCCAATGATGAACCCCTTGATttacagcttgaggaacaaagagGTGAAACAAGCCTTGAAAAGACTGATagccaaaaatataaatatgtga
- the LOC142092058 gene encoding olfactory receptor 4N5-like has protein sequence METENKTEVTEFVLLGLSQTREVQLVLFFLFLLFYVTVLPVNILIILTVRGDPQLDSPMYFFLANLAFLDICYCSITPPKMLADFFSQQKTISSRSCIAQLFFLHFLGGAEIFLLIAMAFDRYVAICKPLHYATLMRKMLCWVLVGTAWAGGFTHSIIQVAFVVHLPFCGPNELDNFFCDVTQVIKLACTNTYILEFIMFVNSGLVIFMCFILLLISYGVLLIRLKTGISRGKSKAASTCTTHIIIVFVMFGPAIYIYCRPFCSLPLDKVVAVFHTMVFPLMNPMIYTLRNREILSAMKRLLLQYFLGRGK, from the coding sequence atggaaacagaaaataagacagaagtAACAGAATTTGTGCTGCTGGGATTGTCTCAGACGCGTGAAGTGCAACTcgtcctctttttcctcttcctccttttctatGTCACTGTCCTTCCAGTAAACATTCTCATCATCCTCACAGTCAGGGGAGATCCACAGCTGGACTCCCCGATGTACTTTTTCCTAGCTAATCTGGCTTTCCTGGATATATGTTACTGTTCTATTACTCCACCTAAAATGCTGGCTGATTTCTTCTCACAACAGAAGACCATCTCTTCTAGAAGCTGCATAGCGCAGCTCTTCTTTCTCCACTTCCTGGGTGGTGCTGAGATCTTCCTGCTCATAGCTATGGCCTTCGACAGATATGTGGCTATCTGTAAGCCTCTTCATTACGCAACCTTAATGAGGAAAATGCTCTGTTGGGTCTTGGTGGGGACAGCATGGGCTGGAGGATTCACACATTCAATCATCCAGGTTGCATTTGTCGTTCATCTTCCCTTCTGTGGCCCCAATGAACTGGACAACTTCTTTTGTGATGTTACACAAGTGATTAAGTTAGCATGTACCAACACTTACATACTGGAGTTTATCATGTTTGTCAACAGTGGCCTAGTCATCTTTATGTGTTTCATTCTTCTGCTGATTTCCTACGGTGTCCTGCTAATCCGTCTGAAAACAGGCATCTCCAGAGGGAAGAGCAAAGCAGCATCTACCTGCACCACCCACATCATTATTGTCTTTGTTATGTTCGGACCAGCTATATACATCTACTGCCGGCCTTTCTGCAGCTTGCCCCTGGACAAGGTGGTGGCTGTGTTCCACACCATGGTTTTTCCCCTCATGAACCCCATGATCTACACCCTGAGGAACAGGGAGATCCTCAGTGCCATGAAACGTTTGTTGCTGCAGTACTTTCTAGGGAGAGGGAAATAG